In Anticarsia gemmatalis isolate Benzon Research Colony breed Stoneville strain chromosome 4, ilAntGemm2 primary, whole genome shotgun sequence, one DNA window encodes the following:
- the Cox10 gene encoding cytochrome c oxidase assembly factor 10, protein MFYKKVMHCTICLKHGTVGISGHGIIIQQLARISTSQCWNSKLPLTTQTTATVKSKNVPQDNRMWKETPSHDRKNNLGQYCMMLSKFRLSSLVVMSSMAGYALAPAPFDLTTFALCAVGTGLMSAAANSINQFHEVPFDAQMSRTKNRVLVKGLLEPVHAVGFAAAAGTTGLGLLYFGVNPLTAALGATNLILYTSVYTPMKRMSIMNTWLGSIVGAIPPLMGWAGCTGALDPGAIVLSVILYSWQFPHFNALSWNLRPDYSRAGYRMMAITDPALCRRVALRHTGVIVGTCLASSYLEVTNMWFALESLPLNIYFMYLAWQFYQKSDSNSSRKLFRFSLIHLPALMLLMLVNKKNWYTKKDQQDTQKVQDINKLPDSRISVLPRRPVVAAQETDTEP, encoded by the exons ATGTTCTATAAAAAAGTGATGCACTGCACAATTTGCCTGAAACATGGCACAGTCGGCATATCGGGG CATGGGATAATAATACAACAACTGGCAAGAATATCGACATCACAGTGCTGGAACAGTAAGCTACCATTGACGACACAAACCACAGCTACAGTAAAAAGCAAAAATGTACCGCAGGACAATAGAATGTGGAAGGAGACGCCTTCGCACGACAGAAAGAATAACTTGGGACAGTACTGCATGATGCTATCCAAGTTTCGGTTAAGTT CCTTAGTAGTGATGTCATCAATGGCGGGGTACGCGCTCGCGCCGGCACCGTTCGACCTGACCACGTTCGCACTATGCGCGGTCGGTACAGGGCTCATGTCAGCCGCAGCTAATTCTATCAATCAGTTCCACGAGGTGCCGTTTGATGCGCAAATGTCACGAACCAAGAATAGGGTGCTTGTCAAAGGATTGCTAGA GCCAGTCCACGCGGTAGGTTTCGCCGCAGCTGCTGGCACCACCGGCCTTGGACTGCTGTACTTCGGTGTGAACCCACTGACGGCCGCGTTAGGAGCCACCAACCTGATCCtgtacacctctgtctacaccccCATGAAGAGGATGTCTATTATGAACACTTGGCTTGGGTCTATAG TCGGAGCAATCCCTCCTCTAATGGGATGGGCGGGGTGCACGGGCGCGCTGGACCCCGGCGCCATCGTGCTGAGCGTGATCCTCTACTCGTGGCAGTTCCCGCACTTCAACGCGCTCTCTTGGAACCTACGACCTGACTACTCACGCGCGGGGTACAGGATGATGGCCATCACCGATCCAG CTCTATGCAGAAGGGTGGCCCTCAGGCACACGGGAGTGATCGTCGGAACTTGCCTCGCTTCTTCATACCTCGAAGTGACCAACATGTGGTTCGCTCTAGAATCCTTaccgttaaatatttattttatgtacttag CATGGCAATTTTACCAGAAATCGGACAGCAATAGTTCAAGGAAGCTATTTAGGTTTTCACTAATACACTTGCCGGCGCTAATGCTGCTCATGCTAGTCAATAAGAAGAATTGGTATACGAAGAAAGATCAGCAAGACACACAGAAGGTGCAGGACATCAACAAACTGCCCGACTCCAGGATATCGGTGCTGCCTCGCCGGCCCGTGGTCGCCGCACAGGAGACCGACACTGAGCCATAA